A single window of Arcobacter venerupis DNA harbors:
- the ccoN gene encoding cytochrome-c oxidase, cbb3-type subunit I, producing the protein MQNGAQIEYDYSVAKAFTFATILFGIIGMTVGVILAFQLAFPQLNHLAGEYGTFSRLRPLHTNGVAFGFALSGIFAGWYYISQRVLKVSLKESPFLMAIAKLHFALYFITILLAVVTLFMGITTSKEYAELEWPLDILVVVWWVLWGISIFGLIGIRRERTLYISLWYFIATFIAVAMLYLFNNMEVPTALVSGYGSWIHSVSMYSGTNDALVQWWYGHNAVAFVFTTPIIALIYYFLPKESGQNVYSYKLSILAFWGLLFVYLWAGGHHLIYSTVPDWMQTMGSVMSVVLILPSWGSAINMLLTMKGEWQQLQTNTLIKFMVLASTFYMLSTIEGPIQAIKSVNAIAHFTDWIPGHVHDGVLGWVVFMIMAALFHMVPRMYKREIYSKSLMDTQFWLQTTGIVLYFTSMWIAGITQGMMWRAYDEYGSLVYSFIDTVTVLHPYYTIRAVGGLLYLIGFFMFSYNIYKTIRCGRVLDKEPVNATPVAA; encoded by the coding sequence ATGCAAAACGGTGCACAAATTGAGTACGATTACTCAGTTGCAAAAGCGTTTACATTTGCAACAATTTTGTTTGGTATCATAGGTATGACAGTTGGTGTTATACTTGCGTTTCAATTGGCGTTTCCACAGTTAAATCATTTAGCTGGAGAATATGGTACATTCAGTAGATTAAGACCTTTACACACTAACGGTGTTGCTTTTGGTTTTGCTCTAAGTGGTATTTTTGCAGGATGGTATTATATTTCACAAAGGGTATTAAAAGTTTCATTAAAAGAGTCACCTTTTTTAATGGCAATTGCTAAATTACACTTTGCGTTATATTTTATTACAATTCTTTTAGCAGTTGTTACACTTTTTATGGGTATTACAACTTCAAAAGAATATGCTGAGTTAGAATGGCCCTTAGATATCTTAGTTGTTGTTTGGTGGGTTTTATGGGGTATTTCAATTTTTGGATTAATTGGAATTAGAAGAGAAAGAACTCTTTATATTTCTTTATGGTATTTTATTGCTACATTTATCGCAGTTGCAATGTTATATTTATTTAATAATATGGAAGTTCCAACAGCTTTAGTATCTGGTTATGGTTCATGGATTCACTCTGTTTCTATGTATTCAGGTACAAATGATGCCTTAGTTCAATGGTGGTATGGACACAATGCTGTTGCATTCGTTTTTACAACTCCAATTATTGCTTTAATTTATTACTTTTTACCAAAAGAATCTGGTCAGAATGTTTATTCTTATAAACTTTCTATTTTAGCATTCTGGGGATTATTATTTGTTTATTTATGGGCTGGTGGACACCACCTTATTTATTCAACTGTTCCAGACTGGATGCAAACAATGGGTTCTGTTATGTCAGTTGTTTTAATTTTACCATCATGGGGATCAGCTATTAATATGCTTTTAACAATGAAGGGTGAGTGGCAACAATTACAAACAAATACACTAATTAAATTTATGGTATTAGCTTCAACTTTCTATATGTTATCAACTATTGAAGGACCAATTCAAGCTATTAAATCTGTAAATGCTATCGCACACTTTACTGACTGGATTCCAGGACATGTACATGATGGTGTTTTAGGATGGGTTGTATTTATGATTATGGCAGCACTATTCCATATGGTTCCAAGAATGTATAAAAGAGAGATTTACTCTAAATCATTAATGGATACACAATTCTGGTTACAAACTACAGGTATTGTTTTATACTTTACTTCTATGTGGATTGCAGGTATTACACAAGGTATGATGTGGAGAGCTTATGATGAATATGGTTCTTTAGTATATTCATTTATTGATACAGTAACTGTATTACATCCATACTATACAATTAGAGCAGTTGGTGGGTTATTATACCTAATTGGATTCTTTATGTTCTCATATAATATTTATAAAACTATTAGATGTGGAAGAGTACTTGATAAAGAACCAGTAAATGCTACACCAGTAGCTGCGTAA
- the smpB gene encoding SsrA-binding protein SmpB, translated as MSNKKDTKKNLVFKNRKAFHDFTIMDTLEAGIMLEGSEVKAIREGRINLKDSFVRIIKGEVFILNMHISHLSTTHTTYRPDERKDRKLLLHSKQIAKLFSKVTKDGITLIATKLYFNDKNMIKVEVATAQGKKLHDKREDMKAKTMQRETQQILKGIK; from the coding sequence ATGTCAAATAAAAAAGATACAAAAAAAAATTTAGTTTTTAAAAATAGAAAAGCATTCCATGATTTTACAATTATGGATACATTAGAAGCAGGAATCATGCTTGAAGGTAGTGAAGTAAAAGCTATTCGTGAAGGAAGAATTAATTTAAAAGATTCATTTGTTAGAATAATAAAAGGCGAAGTATTTATTTTAAACATGCATATTTCACATTTAAGTACAACTCATACAACTTATAGACCAGATGAAAGAAAAGATAGAAAATTACTTTTACATTCAAAACAAATTGCAAAATTATTTTCAAAAGTTACAAAAGATGGAATAACTTTAATTGCTACAAAATTATATTTTAATGATAAAAATATGATAAAGGTTGAAGTAGCAACGGCTCAAGGTAAAAAGTTACATGATAAAAGAGAAGATATGAAAGCTAAAACGATGCAAAGAGAAACTCAGCAGATATTAAAAGGCATCAAATAA
- a CDS encoding 4-(cytidine 5'-diphospho)-2-C-methyl-D-erythritol kinase: MSEKSYAKVNIFLKISKKRDEYHELVSRFVRVHSLYDTISFIKSSRKAFCIIGNFGCKMETNTVYKAYKLIENFEGVEEFFKNYSVIIDKNIPEFAGLGGGSSNAATFLLMANKYCNLNLSKDELCYIAVKIGADVPFFVYEYDSANVTGIGEIVEKFEEEILDIQTITPKIKCNTGEIFKVFREKFYKQISKEESDRLFKMKSTEILSNFDIKEANDLYEPAISVYSQLEEYAKENWFFSGSGSSFFKVTHVK, from the coding sequence ATGAGTGAGAAATCTTACGCTAAAGTGAATATTTTTCTAAAAATTTCAAAAAAAAGAGATGAGTATCATGAACTTGTATCTAGGTTTGTTAGAGTACATAGTTTGTATGATACTATCTCGTTTATTAAATCTAGCAGGAAAGCATTTTGTATTATAGGAAATTTTGGTTGCAAAATGGAGACAAACACTGTATATAAAGCATACAAATTAATAGAAAATTTTGAAGGTGTTGAAGAGTTTTTTAAAAATTATAGTGTGATAATTGACAAAAATATTCCAGAGTTTGCAGGTCTTGGTGGTGGAAGTTCAAATGCAGCTACATTTTTACTTATGGCAAATAAATATTGCAATCTAAATTTATCAAAAGATGAATTATGTTATATAGCAGTTAAAATTGGGGCAGATGTCCCTTTCTTTGTTTATGAATACGATAGTGCTAATGTAACTGGTATTGGAGAAATTGTTGAAAAATTTGAAGAAGAAATATTAGATATACAAACAATAACTCCTAAAATCAAGTGTAATACAGGTGAAATTTTTAAAGTTTTTAGAGAAAAATTTTATAAACAGATTTCAAAAGAAGAATCAGATAGATTATTTAAAATGAAATCAACAGAAATTTTAAGTAATTTTGATATAAAAGAAGCTAATGACTTATATGAACCAGCAATAAGTGTATATTCACAATTAGAAGAATATGCAAAAGAAAATTGGTTTTTTAGTGGAAGTGGAAGTTCATTTTTTAAGGTAACTCATGTCAAATAA
- the truB gene encoding tRNA pseudouridine(55) synthase TruB encodes MQKRFYNKESINKLIVVNKPLFMSSNFYLTKIKKKYKNKKAGFSGTLDPFAKGCLIVAFGQYSKLFKYLKKTPKTYKAVVWLGAQSESFDIEKVISVDLVDKINVENIKLELNSLIGDLEYIPPKFSAKKVDGMRAYDLARQGLDVELNKCNMHIYDTKFISYIHPFITIETTVSEGSYIRSFAQILLEKLGTVGTLSYLERINEGAFFYDNEKDLDPLDYIDLPINKYFGTSEWLNTGKKISIDYLEIKENGKYLIITDKFFSIIEIEDGDVKYLLNKVLKA; translated from the coding sequence TTGCAAAAGAGATTTTATAATAAAGAATCAATTAATAAATTGATAGTCGTGAATAAGCCTTTGTTTATGAGTTCAAATTTTTATCTAACAAAAATTAAAAAGAAATATAAAAATAAAAAAGCTGGATTTAGTGGAACTTTAGACCCTTTTGCAAAAGGGTGTTTAATAGTTGCCTTTGGTCAATATTCTAAACTTTTTAAATATTTGAAAAAAACTCCAAAAACATATAAAGCAGTTGTTTGGTTAGGCGCTCAATCTGAATCTTTTGATATTGAAAAAGTTATAAGTGTAGATTTAGTTGATAAAATCAATGTTGAAAATATTAAATTAGAATTAAATTCATTAATTGGTGATTTAGAATATATTCCACCTAAATTCTCTGCAAAAAAAGTTGATGGAATGAGAGCTTATGATTTAGCAAGACAAGGTCTTGATGTTGAATTAAATAAATGTAATATGCATATTTATGATACAAAGTTTATTTCGTATATACATCCATTTATTACAATTGAAACAACAGTGAGCGAAGGTTCTTATATTAGATCTTTTGCACAAATATTATTAGAAAAATTAGGAACAGTTGGAACTCTTTCTTATCTAGAAAGAATAAATGAAGGTGCATTCTTTTATGATAATGAAAAAGATTTAGATCCTCTTGATTATATTGATTTACCAATAAATAAATATTTTGGTACAAGTGAATGGCTAAACACAGGTAAAAAAATTTCTATAGATTATTTAGAAATAAAAGAAAATGGGAAATATCTAATTATTACAGATAAATTTTTTAGTATTATAGAAATAGAAGATGGTGATGTAAAATATTTATTAAATAAGGTTCTAAAAGCATGA
- a CDS encoding ATP-dependent helicase, protein MSENLLLSLNESQKTAAQHIDGPMLILAGAGSGKTKTITTRLAFLISIGIDPRSILTLTFTNKAASEMRERAFSMLDSSMINTPPLLCTFHKFGLLFLKFHMSELNRKNNFIIIDTDDKKRIIKSIDKDITTSLLVAEISKYKNSLLTPSEAKSAAQLKLYQQIAEIYEKYEAYLEKNNLVDFDDLLLLPYRILSKNEKLANEISQKYQYIMVDEYQDTNELQYRLLRLLCSSHNNLCVVGDDDQSIYGWRGATIKNILNFSEHFEDTNVVKLEENYRSTDTILNHANQLIEHNRDRLGKRLIGTRQKGDSIRVYESQDENEETRKIIEDIKQLIDEGTSPKNIAILFRVNALSRSLEEGFNKAGLNYKLVGGMKFYERTEIKDLIAYFRILTNANDNFSIKRVINKPKRGIGKTTIDKLEAKSIESGKSIFDLIQQLDSEEISSIVGKKNARTLKVFEASILDLKELLEESKMKFFDTFEETFDYRASYDNLPDGFERQANIDEFYGYIRDYFIQNPHLDLKDFLNEIALESEKDEYNGEAVSMMSIHASKGLEFKKLFIIGFEEGFFPIVGDGSDLEEERRLGYVAITRAMDNLTLSFVHSRFYKGKRTTLIKSRFLSESGLIKGCLTIEKQSGFRKGDLVQHKIFGMGRVIKSTNAGKDYKLTINFGGTHRDILSSFVQKA, encoded by the coding sequence ATGTCTGAAAATTTATTATTATCATTAAATGAATCGCAGAAAACAGCTGCACAACATATCGATGGCCCAATGCTTATACTTGCTGGTGCTGGTTCTGGTAAAACTAAAACTATCACAACTAGACTTGCATTTTTAATATCAATAGGTATTGATCCTAGGTCAATTTTAACTCTTACTTTTACAAATAAAGCAGCAAGTGAAATGAGAGAAAGAGCTTTTAGTATGCTTGATTCTTCAATGATAAATACTCCACCTTTATTATGTACTTTCCATAAATTTGGACTTTTATTTTTAAAATTTCATATGAGTGAATTAAATAGAAAGAATAATTTCATAATAATTGATACAGATGATAAAAAAAGAATAATAAAATCTATTGATAAAGATATTACAACATCATTATTAGTAGCAGAAATTTCAAAATATAAAAATTCACTCTTAACTCCAAGTGAAGCAAAAAGTGCAGCTCAATTAAAACTCTATCAACAAATCGCAGAAATTTATGAAAAATATGAAGCATATTTAGAAAAAAATAATCTTGTAGATTTTGATGATTTATTATTACTTCCATATAGAATATTAAGTAAAAATGAAAAACTTGCAAATGAAATAAGTCAAAAATATCAGTATATAATGGTAGATGAGTACCAAGATACAAATGAGTTACAATATAGACTTTTAAGACTTTTATGTTCAAGTCATAATAATCTTTGTGTTGTTGGTGATGATGATCAATCAATTTATGGATGGCGTGGTGCAACTATAAAAAATATTCTTAATTTCTCAGAACATTTTGAAGATACAAATGTTGTTAAACTTGAAGAAAATTATAGATCAACAGATACTATTTTAAATCATGCGAATCAATTGATTGAACACAATAGAGATAGACTTGGGAAAAGACTTATTGGAACAAGACAAAAAGGTGATTCAATCAGAGTTTATGAATCACAAGATGAAAATGAAGAAACAAGAAAAATAATAGAAGATATTAAACAATTAATTGATGAGGGAACTAGTCCTAAAAATATTGCAATATTATTTAGAGTAAATGCCCTATCAAGATCTTTAGAAGAGGGTTTTAACAAAGCAGGTTTAAACTATAAATTAGTTGGAGGAATGAAATTTTACGAAAGAACTGAAATTAAAGATTTAATTGCATATTTTAGAATTCTTACAAATGCTAATGATAACTTTTCAATCAAAAGAGTTATAAATAAACCAAAACGTGGAATAGGTAAAACAACAATTGATAAACTTGAGGCAAAGTCAATTGAAAGCGGTAAATCAATTTTTGATTTAATACAACAATTAGATTCAGAAGAGATAAGCTCAATTGTAGGTAAAAAAAATGCAAGAACTCTAAAGGTATTTGAAGCTTCTATTTTAGATTTAAAAGAGTTATTAGAAGAGTCAAAAATGAAATTTTTTGACACTTTTGAAGAAACATTTGATTATAGAGCATCATATGATAATCTTCCAGATGGATTTGAACGACAAGCTAATATTGATGAGTTTTATGGATATATTAGAGATTATTTTATTCAAAATCCACACTTAGATTTAAAAGATTTTTTAAATGAAATTGCACTTGAGAGTGAAAAAGATGAATATAATGGAGAAGCTGTTTCAATGATGAGTATTCATGCTTCTAAAGGTTTAGAGTTTAAAAAACTTTTTATTATTGGCTTTGAAGAAGGATTTTTCCCAATTGTTGGTGATGGAAGTGATTTGGAAGAAGAAAGAAGATTAGGTTATGTGGCAATTACAAGAGCTATGGATAATCTAACTTTATCATTTGTTCATTCAAGATTTTATAAAGGGAAAAGAACCACATTAATAAAAAGTAGGTTTTTAAGTGAAAGTGGACTTATAAAAGGATGCTTAACTATTGAAAAACAATCAGGTTTTAGAAAAGGTGATTTAGTGCAACATAAGATTTTTGGAATGGGAAGAGTTATTAAATCTACAAATGCTGGAAAAGATTATAAATTAACAATAAATTTTGGCGGAACACATAGAGATATTTTATCTTCATTTGTTCAAAAAGCATAA